A window of the Streptomyces sp. NBC_01351 genome harbors these coding sequences:
- a CDS encoding DUF4129 domain-containing protein produces the protein MMSTGGLITTAAALLPTAETPPVTTPRDPAREAAERELSKPMYHQNDPGLLDRALRKFFDWLDGLFGSASGATPGGTFGLLAIAILVLLALGALWWRLGAPRRTATSANTLFDDGIRSAADHRTAAEAHAAAGRWTEAVQERMRAVVRSLEERTLLDPRPGRTADEAAAEASVSLPDHADELRAAARTFDDVTYGGRTADADAYARLRALDTTLTRTKPLLTGPTA, from the coding sequence ATGATGAGTACGGGGGGCCTCATCACCACCGCGGCGGCACTCCTTCCCACTGCGGAAACACCACCGGTGACGACACCGCGCGACCCCGCCCGGGAGGCGGCCGAACGCGAACTGTCCAAGCCGATGTACCACCAGAACGACCCGGGCCTGCTCGACCGCGCCCTGCGCAAGTTCTTCGACTGGCTCGACGGCCTCTTCGGCTCGGCCTCCGGGGCAACCCCCGGAGGCACCTTCGGCCTGCTCGCCATCGCCATCCTGGTCCTCCTCGCCCTCGGGGCCCTGTGGTGGCGCCTGGGAGCCCCCCGCCGCACGGCCACCTCCGCCAACACCCTCTTCGACGACGGCATCCGCAGCGCCGCCGACCACCGCACCGCCGCCGAGGCCCACGCGGCCGCCGGCCGCTGGACCGAAGCCGTCCAGGAACGCATGCGCGCCGTCGTCCGCTCCCTGGAGGAACGCACCCTCCTCGACCCCCGTCCGGGCCGCACCGCCGACGAGGCCGCCGCCGAAGCCTCCGTCTCCCTCCCGGACCACGCCGACGAGCTCCGCGCGGCCGCCCGCACCTTCGACGACGTCACGTACGGGGGCCGCACCGCCGACGCCGACGCGTACGCCCGCCTGCGCGCCCTCGACACCACCCTGACCCGCACGAAGCCGCTCCTGACGGGACCCACCGCATGA
- a CDS encoding response regulator transcription factor, which translates to MADSFGPVRGDDGAGCRGADGPTAAGDAAGSRGKEPIRVLVVDDHALFRRGLEIVLAQEEDIQVVGEAGDGAEAVDKAADLLPDIVLMDVRMPRRGGIEACTSIKEVAPSAKIIMLTISDEEADLYDAIKAGATGYLLKEISTDEVATAIRAVADGQSQISPSMASKLLTEFKSMIQRTDERRLLPAPRLTDRELEVLKLVATGMNNRDIAKELFISENTVKNHVRNILEKLQLHSRMEAVVYAMREKILEIR; encoded by the coding sequence ATGGCGGACAGCTTCGGGCCGGTACGCGGTGACGACGGCGCGGGCTGTCGAGGCGCGGACGGGCCGACGGCGGCGGGGGACGCGGCCGGCTCGCGGGGCAAGGAGCCCATTCGGGTGCTCGTGGTCGACGACCACGCGCTGTTCAGGCGCGGACTGGAGATCGTCCTCGCGCAGGAGGAGGACATCCAGGTCGTCGGCGAGGCCGGGGACGGGGCGGAGGCCGTGGACAAGGCGGCCGACCTGCTGCCGGACATCGTGCTGATGGACGTACGGATGCCCAGGCGCGGCGGGATCGAGGCGTGCACCTCGATCAAGGAGGTGGCGCCCTCCGCGAAGATCATCATGCTGACGATCAGCGACGAGGAGGCGGACCTCTACGACGCGATCAAGGCGGGTGCGACGGGATACCTCCTGAAGGAGATCTCGACGGACGAGGTCGCCACCGCGATCCGGGCGGTCGCCGACGGACAGTCGCAGATCAGCCCCTCGATGGCGTCGAAGCTGCTCACCGAGTTCAAGTCGATGATCCAGCGGACCGACGAGCGGCGGCTGCTGCCGGCGCCCAGGCTGACGGACCGGGAGCTGGAGGTCCTGAAGCTGGTGGCCACCGGCATGAACAACCGGGACATCGCCAAGGAGTTGTTCATCTCCGAGAACACGGTGAAGAACCACGTCCGCAACATCCTGGAGAAGCTGCAGCTGCACTCCAGGATGGAGGCCGTGGTCTACGCGATGCGGGAGAAGATCCTGGAAATCCGCTGA
- the hpf gene encoding ribosome hibernation-promoting factor, HPF/YfiA family: protein MDIVVKGRKTEVPERFRKHVAEKLNPERITKYDAKVISVDVEVSKEHNPRQADRSDRVEITLHSRGPVIRAEASATDPYAALDLAQDKLEARLRKQHDKRYTRRGSGRISAAEVADVVPGAATLNGNGQPVGEEKTDKVPITRIGSIEVQGEGPLVVREKTHSAAPMSLDQALYEMELVGHDFYLFVDSETKLPSVVYRRHAYDYGVIHVNPDGASSSEEPRGGAGGALGG, encoded by the coding sequence GTGGACATCGTCGTCAAGGGCCGTAAGACCGAGGTGCCCGAGCGGTTCCGCAAGCACGTGGCCGAGAAGCTGAATCCTGAGCGGATCACCAAGTACGACGCCAAGGTGATCAGCGTGGACGTCGAGGTGTCCAAGGAGCACAACCCGCGGCAGGCCGACCGTTCCGACCGCGTGGAGATCACCCTCCACTCGCGGGGCCCGGTGATCCGTGCCGAGGCTTCCGCCACCGACCCGTACGCGGCGCTGGACCTGGCTCAGGACAAGCTGGAGGCCCGGCTGCGCAAGCAGCACGACAAGCGCTACACGCGCCGCGGCAGCGGACGCATCTCGGCGGCGGAGGTCGCCGACGTCGTACCCGGTGCCGCAACGCTCAACGGCAATGGCCAGCCGGTCGGCGAGGAGAAGACGGACAAGGTGCCGATCACCCGGATCGGATCCATCGAAGTGCAGGGCGAAGGCCCCCTCGTCGTCCGCGAGAAGACCCACTCGGCCGCACCGATGTCGCTCGACCAGGCTCTTTACGAGATGGAACTGGTCGGACACGACTTTTATCTGTTCGTCGACTCCGAGACCAAGTTGCCCAGCGTCGTGTACCGCCGTCACGCCTACGACTACGGCGTCATTCACGTGAATCCCGACGGGGCCTCCAGCTCGGAGGAACCGCGAGGCGGCGCCGGCGGCGCGCTCGGCGGCTGA
- a CDS encoding GNAT family N-acetyltransferase: MEPITLTTDRLVLRPFSPSDEDEVFAACQDPDIQRWTMVPSPYERAHARGFVGELVPGGWRDDTAYSFAVRLGPDGPLVAAVGVHVHEVFGTSAYEIGYWATKEHRGHGYMTEAVTAVARWTFTGLGAVRLEWRAEVGNTGSRAVAEKAGFRIEGLLRASLLRVDSVRDAWVGALLPADLGLPSRLPHEPAVSGRV, encoded by the coding sequence ATGGAGCCCATCACACTGACCACCGACCGGCTCGTACTGAGGCCGTTCTCCCCCTCCGACGAGGACGAGGTGTTCGCCGCCTGCCAGGACCCGGACATCCAGCGCTGGACGATGGTCCCCTCCCCGTACGAGCGCGCGCACGCCCGCGGCTTCGTCGGCGAGCTGGTGCCGGGCGGCTGGCGCGACGACACCGCCTACTCCTTCGCCGTCCGCCTCGGCCCCGACGGCCCGCTGGTCGCAGCCGTCGGTGTCCACGTGCACGAGGTCTTCGGGACCAGTGCGTACGAGATCGGCTACTGGGCGACCAAGGAGCACCGCGGGCACGGCTACATGACCGAGGCCGTCACCGCGGTCGCCCGCTGGACCTTCACCGGCCTGGGCGCCGTACGCCTGGAGTGGCGCGCCGAGGTCGGCAACACCGGCTCGCGCGCCGTCGCCGAGAAGGCGGGCTTCCGCATCGAGGGCCTCCTGCGGGCCTCCCTGCTCCGCGTCGACTCCGTGCGCGACGCCTGGGTGGGCGCCCTCCTCCCGGCCGACCTCGGCCTGCCCTCGCGGCTGCCGCACGAGCCCGCTGTCAGTGGCCGCGTCTAG
- a CDS encoding ComF family protein produces the protein MRGWWRELAGLVLPVDCAGCGAARVLLCAGCREALSGAGAGRVRPSPVPEGLPVVHAAAGYEGPVRAVLLAHKERGALPLAGVLGHALAAAVLAGGRGPGEGELALVPVPSARRQVRARGHDPARRIALAAAGRLRRAGVPARVAPVLRLRRAVADQAGLGAAQRRENLAGALEVRRGGARAVAGAEVVLVDDLVTTGATLAEAARAVRAAGLGAAGAGPRAAVVAAAVGNSKRAKLL, from the coding sequence ATGCGGGGGTGGTGGCGGGAGCTCGCCGGGCTGGTCCTGCCGGTCGACTGCGCCGGGTGCGGCGCCGCCCGGGTGCTGCTGTGCGCCGGCTGCCGGGAGGCGCTGAGCGGGGCCGGTGCGGGGCGCGTGCGGCCCTCGCCGGTGCCGGAGGGGCTGCCGGTGGTGCACGCGGCCGCGGGCTACGAGGGGCCCGTACGGGCCGTGCTGCTGGCCCACAAGGAGCGCGGGGCACTGCCGCTGGCCGGGGTGCTCGGCCATGCCCTGGCGGCGGCGGTCCTGGCGGGCGGCAGGGGGCCGGGGGAGGGGGAGCTGGCGCTGGTGCCCGTTCCCTCCGCACGGCGGCAGGTCCGGGCGCGCGGGCACGATCCGGCGCGCAGGATCGCGCTGGCCGCGGCGGGGCGGCTGCGGCGGGCCGGTGTGCCCGCGCGCGTGGCCCCCGTACTGCGGCTGCGGCGGGCGGTGGCGGACCAGGCGGGGCTGGGGGCCGCGCAGCGCCGGGAGAACCTGGCGGGGGCGCTGGAGGTGCGCCGGGGAGGGGCGCGGGCGGTGGCGGGCGCGGAGGTCGTACTCGTGGACGACCTCGTCACCACCGGGGCCACGCTGGCGGAGGCGGCCCGGGCGGTGCGCGCCGCGGGGCTGGGGGCGGCCGGGGCCGGGCCGAGGGCGGCGGTGGTCGCGGCGGCGGTCGGCAACTCGAAGAGAGCAAAACTCTTGTGA
- a CDS encoding LpqB family beta-propeller domain-containing protein — translation MDAERRSARIVRLCALGVIALLVAGCASMPTHGEIRDVEASQGVDSQVRVFGVPPADKAGAAEIVKGFLEAMTSDDPQLETARKYLTEEASKSWRPGSAVTVLKSGLSRSPVAGERDPDEPRWKVTGEKLAAVDEHSAYQPETARGQYEWFLQLVQENKQWRIATPPRSLVLSESDFQRIYMPVNKYYFAGGMLVADPVYVRQRADPDSRMDPTTQTVQSLLAGPSNWLAPVVESSFPTGTELREGTKSLSYDGQNTLRVPLNEKAENVTQPQCKKMATQLLYTVKDLTGSRLDQVELLRSDEKSSSLCSVNESNAATIAGRPKTPEHQYFVDNEARLVRMKLDAASEDQQAKPEQVPGPLSTPAPFRVKSAAVSYDERRAAVVSEDGHGLYVVAMAGVGVMPEKPVVTSKGARTDTLAAPSWDAAGDLWVADQDPQHPGLWRVPGGVGTPEKVEVAGLAGRKIISLKTSADGVRIALLLEGDGHKTLSVGRIERPDGKNATGSVSVRELRPAAPQMADVTAMSWAPRGRLLVVGRESGGVVQARYMLADGSMIAASLPGATGLEAVAVAVSEDEGKPRPVVGHSADGIVWLPPGAQWRTVAGGRAPVYPG, via the coding sequence ATGGACGCTGAGCGCAGGAGCGCGCGCATCGTACGCTTGTGCGCCCTCGGCGTGATCGCCCTGTTGGTGGCCGGCTGCGCCTCCATGCCCACCCACGGTGAGATCCGTGACGTGGAGGCCTCGCAGGGCGTCGACTCGCAGGTCCGGGTGTTCGGCGTACCGCCCGCCGACAAGGCCGGCGCGGCCGAGATCGTCAAGGGCTTCCTGGAGGCCATGACCAGCGACGACCCGCAGCTGGAGACCGCCCGCAAGTACCTCACCGAGGAGGCGTCGAAGAGCTGGAGGCCCGGCTCCGCCGTCACCGTCCTCAAGTCCGGCCTCAGCCGGTCGCCCGTCGCCGGCGAGCGGGACCCGGACGAGCCCCGCTGGAAGGTGACCGGCGAGAAGCTCGCGGCCGTGGACGAGCACAGCGCCTACCAGCCGGAGACCGCCCGCGGGCAGTACGAGTGGTTCCTCCAGCTGGTGCAGGAGAACAAGCAGTGGCGGATCGCGACGCCGCCCAGGAGCCTCGTGCTCAGCGAGTCCGACTTCCAGCGCATCTACATGCCGGTCAACAAGTACTACTTCGCGGGCGGCATGCTCGTCGCCGATCCCGTGTACGTGCGGCAGCGCGCCGACCCCGACTCGCGGATGGACCCCACCACGCAGACGGTCCAGTCGCTGCTGGCCGGGCCCTCCAACTGGCTCGCGCCGGTCGTCGAGTCCAGCTTCCCCACCGGGACCGAGCTGCGCGAGGGCACCAAGTCCCTCTCGTACGACGGCCAGAACACGCTGCGCGTGCCGCTCAACGAGAAGGCCGAGAACGTCACGCAGCCGCAGTGCAAGAAGATGGCCACCCAACTCCTGTACACCGTCAAGGATCTGACGGGCTCCCGGCTCGACCAGGTCGAACTGCTGCGTTCCGACGAGAAGTCGTCCTCGCTGTGCTCGGTGAACGAGTCGAACGCGGCCACGATCGCCGGCCGGCCCAAGACCCCCGAGCACCAGTACTTCGTCGACAACGAGGCACGGCTCGTCCGCATGAAGCTCGACGCCGCCAGCGAGGACCAGCAGGCCAAGCCCGAGCAGGTGCCGGGACCGCTGAGCACCCCCGCCCCCTTCAGGGTCAAGTCCGCCGCCGTGTCGTACGACGAGAGGCGCGCGGCCGTGGTCTCGGAGGACGGGCACGGCCTGTACGTGGTGGCGATGGCCGGGGTCGGTGTCATGCCGGAGAAGCCGGTGGTCACGAGCAAGGGGGCCAGGACGGACACCCTGGCCGCGCCCAGCTGGGACGCGGCGGGCGACCTGTGGGTCGCCGACCAGGATCCGCAGCACCCCGGTCTGTGGCGGGTGCCGGGCGGGGTCGGAACCCCCGAGAAGGTGGAGGTGGCGGGGCTCGCCGGCCGGAAGATCATCTCCTTGAAGACCTCCGCGGACGGGGTGCGGATCGCACTGCTCCTGGAGGGGGACGGCCACAAGACCCTTTCGGTGGGGCGGATCGAGCGGCCCGACGGCAAGAACGCCACGGGGTCGGTGTCGGTGCGCGAGCTGCGCCCGGCGGCTCCGCAGATGGCGGACGTGACGGCGATGAGCTGGGCGCCGCGGGGTCGGCTGCTGGTGGTGGGCCGGGAGAGCGGCGGGGTCGTGCAGGCCCGTTACATGCTGGCGGACGGTTCGATGATCGCGGCGAGCCTGCCCGGGGCCACCGGGCTGGAGGCGGTGGCGGTGGCCGTCTCGGAGGACGAGGGGAAGCCGAGGCCGGTCGTCGGGCATTCGGCGGACGGCATCGTGTGGCTGCCGCCGGGGGCGCAGTGGCGCACGGTGGCGGGCGGCCGGGCCCCGGTGTACCCGGGCTGA
- the mtrB gene encoding MtrAB system histidine kinase MtrB, producing MQSGRPRSGSLWGALRGGRLLQDGAPGGPLLRLCVRLVRRPLLPAVRLWRRNIQLRVVAATLLISLSVVLALGFVVIAQVNKGLLDAKEEAAQSQAAGGFAVAQEKANAPATVDGPDAADSKVGRDASTWMNSLVKQLASGGQTAFEVVALGAGTGEQALPGAQGGVKGARASGNVDPTASVPLALRRAVDHATGTFKTFSEIRYTSGTGQKAPEPALVVGKRLTDINGDPYDLYYLFPLTQEEESLTLVKSTIATAGLFVVVLLSGIAWLVVRQVVTPVRMAAGIAERLSAGQLQERMKVTGEDDIARLGEAFNKMAQNLQLKIQQLEDLSRMQRRFVSDVSHELRTPLTTVRMAADVIHDARVDFDPVTARSAELLAGQLDRFESLLSDLLEISRFDAGAADLQAEPIDLRDVVRRVIDAAEPLAEHKGSRIRVLGDTQPVIAEADARRVERVLRNLVVNAVEHGEGRDVVVRLASAGGAVAVAVRDYGVGLKPGEATRVFNRFWRADPARARTTGGTGLGLSIAVEDARLHGGWLQAWGEPGGGSQFRLTLPRTADEPLRGSPIPLEPEDSRANRARAAADAADSAAPVRPAEGSDRSPIPPRSPAAGAVPVPADPTALPGNGSRVVARDIDRASAEQAPQEDRTDGR from the coding sequence GTGCAGTCCGGCAGGCCCCGAAGCGGCTCCCTGTGGGGAGCGCTGCGGGGAGGCAGGCTGCTCCAGGACGGAGCGCCGGGCGGTCCGTTGCTGCGGCTGTGCGTACGCCTCGTACGCCGGCCGCTGCTTCCGGCTGTCCGGCTGTGGCGGCGCAACATCCAGCTCCGGGTGGTCGCCGCCACCCTGCTGATCTCCCTCTCCGTGGTCCTCGCGCTGGGCTTCGTCGTCATCGCCCAGGTGAACAAGGGCCTCCTCGACGCGAAGGAGGAGGCGGCGCAGAGCCAGGCCGCGGGAGGGTTCGCGGTCGCACAGGAGAAGGCCAACGCCCCCGCGACCGTGGACGGGCCCGACGCCGCCGACAGCAAGGTCGGCCGGGACGCCAGCACCTGGATGAACTCGCTGGTCAAGCAGCTCGCCAGTGGCGGCCAGACCGCCTTCGAGGTCGTCGCGCTCGGCGCGGGGACCGGTGAGCAGGCGCTGCCCGGCGCGCAGGGCGGCGTCAAGGGTGCCCGCGCCTCCGGCAACGTGGACCCGACCGCGAGCGTGCCGCTGGCGCTGCGGCGGGCCGTCGACCACGCCACCGGCACCTTCAAGACCTTCTCCGAGATCCGCTACACCAGCGGGACGGGGCAGAAGGCCCCGGAGCCCGCGCTGGTCGTCGGCAAGCGCCTCACCGACATCAACGGGGACCCGTACGACCTGTACTACCTCTTCCCGCTGACCCAGGAGGAGGAGTCCCTCACCCTGGTCAAGAGCACGATCGCCACCGCCGGACTGTTCGTCGTCGTCCTGCTCAGCGGTATCGCGTGGCTGGTCGTACGGCAGGTCGTGACGCCGGTCCGGATGGCCGCCGGGATCGCCGAACGGCTCTCGGCCGGCCAGCTCCAGGAGCGGATGAAGGTCACCGGCGAGGACGACATCGCGCGGCTGGGCGAGGCCTTCAACAAGATGGCCCAGAACCTCCAGCTCAAGATCCAGCAGCTGGAGGACCTGTCCCGGATGCAGCGCCGCTTCGTCTCGGATGTCTCGCATGAGCTGCGCACCCCGCTGACGACGGTACGGATGGCCGCCGACGTCATCCACGACGCCCGGGTCGATTTCGACCCGGTCACCGCGCGGTCGGCGGAGCTGCTCGCCGGGCAGCTCGACCGCTTCGAGTCGCTGCTCTCGGACCTGCTGGAGATCAGCCGCTTCGACGCGGGCGCCGCGGATCTGCAGGCCGAGCCCATCGACCTGCGGGACGTCGTGCGCCGCGTCATCGACGCGGCCGAACCGCTCGCCGAGCACAAGGGCAGCCGGATCCGGGTGCTCGGCGACACCCAGCCCGTCATCGCCGAGGCCGACGCCCGGCGGGTGGAGCGGGTGCTGCGGAATCTCGTCGTCAACGCCGTGGAGCACGGTGAGGGCCGCGATGTGGTGGTCCGGCTCGCGTCCGCGGGCGGGGCCGTCGCCGTGGCCGTACGGGACTACGGGGTCGGGCTCAAGCCCGGCGAGGCCACCCGCGTCTTCAACCGCTTCTGGCGGGCCGACCCGGCGCGTGCCCGTACGACCGGCGGTACGGGCCTCGGCCTGTCCATCGCCGTCGAGGACGCCCGGCTGCACGGCGGCTGGCTCCAGGCGTGGGGCGAGCCGGGCGGCGGCTCGCAGTTCCGCCTGACCCTGCCGCGCACCGCCGACGAGCCGCTGCGCGGGTCGCCGATCCCGCTGGAGCCCGAGGACTCCCGGGCCAACCGGGCCAGGGCCGCCGCGGACGCGGCGGACAGCGCGGCGCCCGTCCGGCCGGCGGAGGGCTCCGACCGGTCGCCGATACCGCCCAGGTCGCCGGCGGCGGGGGCGGTGCCCGTACCGGCCGATCCGACCGCGCTGCCGGGGAACGGATCGCGGGTCGTGGCCCGGGACATCGACCGGGCGTCCGCCGAACAGGCACCACAGGAGGATCGAACCGATGGACGCTGA
- the mtrA gene encoding two-component system response regulator MtrA: MMSTMKGRVLVVDDDTALAEMLGIVLRGEGFEPSFVADGDKALAAFREAKPDLVLLDLMLPGRDGIEVCRLIRAESGVPIVMLTAKSDTVDVVVGLESGADDYIVKPFKPKELVARIRARLRRSEEPAPEQLAIGDLVIDVAGHSVKRDGASIALTPLEFDLLVALARKPWQVFTREVLLEQVWGYRHAADTRLVNVHVQRLRSKVEKDPERPEIVVTVRGVGYKAGPS, from the coding sequence ATGATGTCAACCATGAAGGGACGCGTCCTTGTCGTCGACGACGACACCGCGCTGGCCGAGATGCTCGGCATTGTGCTGCGTGGAGAAGGTTTTGAGCCGTCGTTCGTAGCGGACGGTGACAAGGCACTTGCTGCCTTCCGGGAGGCGAAGCCGGATCTGGTACTGCTCGATCTCATGCTGCCCGGAAGGGACGGCATAGAGGTGTGCAGGCTGATCCGGGCCGAGTCCGGGGTGCCGATCGTCATGCTGACCGCGAAGAGCGACACGGTGGACGTGGTCGTGGGCCTGGAGTCCGGGGCCGACGACTACATCGTCAAGCCGTTCAAGCCGAAGGAGCTGGTGGCCCGTATCCGGGCCCGCCTGCGCCGGTCGGAGGAGCCCGCGCCCGAGCAGCTGGCCATCGGTGACCTGGTCATCGACGTGGCCGGGCACTCGGTCAAGCGGGACGGTGCCTCCATCGCCCTGACCCCGCTGGAGTTCGACCTGCTGGTCGCGCTCGCCCGCAAGCCCTGGCAGGTCTTCACCCGTGAGGTGCTGCTGGAGCAGGTCTGGGGTTACCGGCACGCGGCGGACACCCGCCTGGTCAACGTGCACGTGCAGCGGCTGCGCTCGAAGGTCGAGAAGGACCCGGAGCGCCCCGAGATCGTTGTGACGGTGCGCGGTGTCGGCTACAAGGCCGGACCGAGCTGA
- a CDS encoding winged helix-turn-helix domain-containing protein, giving the protein MTSTSLSLSADEARRIALRAQGFLGAPDRRGGVRGVLRHLGAVQLDTISVLARSHELIPYARLGAVGRDTVEKAYWSDRHAFEYWSHAACILPIEEWPHFAFRRRANRARGHRWHVLQDQERSTKAVLDRLKADGPLTSTELGGAKNGGEWFEWSETKIAVEWLLDTGEVVCGERRGWKRVYDLPERAVPDALLHDDLDDRECLRRLVALAGQSLGVGTRADIADYHRLKGGEFDAVVADSGLVPVEVEGWSKPAWADPSALATIPRGRHRTTLLSPFDSLVWDRPRTERIFGFTHRLEAYVPKPKRIHGYFAMPLLAGGRLQGRVDPAREGRTLVARQLSLTSPKAAAPMAAALREAAEWVGCDAVRVERAGSPAEAAAVTAELAAL; this is encoded by the coding sequence ATGACCTCGACCTCGCTCTCGCTGTCCGCCGACGAGGCCCGCCGGATCGCCCTGCGCGCGCAGGGCTTCCTCGGGGCGCCCGACCGCCGAGGTGGGGTGCGCGGAGTCCTGCGCCACCTGGGCGCCGTCCAGCTGGACACCATCTCGGTCCTGGCCCGCTCGCACGAGCTGATCCCGTACGCGCGCCTCGGCGCGGTGGGCCGGGACACCGTGGAGAAGGCCTACTGGTCGGACCGTCACGCCTTCGAGTACTGGTCGCACGCCGCCTGCATCCTGCCCATCGAGGAATGGCCGCATTTCGCCTTCCGGCGCCGCGCCAACCGGGCCCGCGGCCACCGCTGGCACGTCCTCCAGGACCAGGAGCGCTCGACGAAGGCGGTCCTGGACCGTCTGAAGGCCGACGGCCCGCTGACCTCGACCGAGCTGGGCGGCGCCAAGAACGGCGGCGAGTGGTTCGAGTGGTCCGAGACCAAGATCGCGGTGGAGTGGCTGCTCGACACCGGCGAGGTCGTCTGCGGTGAGCGCCGCGGCTGGAAGCGGGTGTACGACCTGCCCGAGCGCGCGGTCCCCGACGCCCTGCTCCACGACGACCTGGACGACCGCGAGTGCCTGCGCCGCCTCGTCGCGCTGGCCGGGCAGTCCCTGGGCGTCGGCACCCGCGCCGACATCGCGGACTACCACCGCCTCAAGGGCGGGGAGTTCGACGCGGTGGTCGCGGACTCCGGACTGGTCCCGGTCGAGGTGGAGGGCTGGTCCAAGCCGGCCTGGGCGGACCCTTCCGCCCTGGCCACGATCCCCCGGGGCCGCCACCGCACGACGCTGCTCTCGCCCTTCGACTCCCTGGTCTGGGACCGGCCGCGCACGGAGCGGATCTTCGGTTTCACCCACCGCCTGGAGGCGTACGTCCCCAAGCCGAAGCGGATACACGGGTACTTCGCGATGCCGCTGCTGGCGGGCGGGCGGCTCCAGGGCCGCGTCGACCCGGCCCGCGAGGGCCGCACCCTGGTCGCCCGGCAGCTCTCCCTGACCTCCCCGAAGGCCGCCGCCCCGATGGCGGCCGCCCTGCGGGAAGCCGCGGAATGGGTGGGCTGCGACGCGGTCCGCGTGGAGCGCGCCGGCTCCCCCGCCGAGGCGGCGGCCGTCACGGCGGAGCTGGCCGCGCTCTAG